In Streptomyces nodosus, one DNA window encodes the following:
- a CDS encoding ABC transporter ATP-binding protein, with translation MSLDLTDITLTYPDGDTRLTALDRVSLKVPKGSLTAVVGPSGSGKSSLLAVAATLITPDAGTVTLDGTSTTGLSRGELTDLRRHKIGIVFQQPNLIASLTAAEQLQVMAQLDGRKPRTARNRALELLESVGLADQADRRPHQLSGGQRQRVNIARALMNGPTVLLVDEPTSALDHERGAAVIDLITRLTHQQCAATVLVTHDRTHLTAVDRIAEVHDGRLSLPAAVAT, from the coding sequence ATGAGCCTGGACCTGACCGACATCACCCTCACCTACCCCGACGGCGACACCCGCCTGACCGCTCTCGACAGGGTCAGCCTGAAGGTCCCCAAGGGCAGCCTGACCGCCGTGGTCGGCCCCTCCGGCTCCGGCAAGTCCAGCCTCCTGGCCGTCGCCGCCACCCTGATCACTCCCGACGCCGGCACCGTCACCCTCGACGGCACTTCCACCACCGGTCTGAGCCGAGGCGAGCTCACCGACCTGCGCCGTCACAAGATCGGCATCGTCTTCCAGCAGCCCAATCTCATCGCCTCGCTCACCGCGGCCGAACAACTGCAGGTCATGGCACAGCTCGACGGCCGAAAGCCTCGCACCGCCCGCAACCGGGCCCTGGAACTCCTTGAATCGGTCGGACTGGCAGACCAGGCCGACCGCCGGCCCCACCAGCTCTCCGGCGGCCAGCGCCAGCGCGTCAACATCGCCCGCGCCCTCATGAACGGCCCCACCGTCCTGCTGGTGGACGAACCCACCAGCGCCCTCGACCATGAACGCGGCGCCGCCGTCATCGACCTGATCACCCGCCTCACCCACCAGCAGTGCGCCGCCACCGTCCTCGTCACCCACGACCGCACCCACCTCACCGCCGTCGACCGGATCGCCGAGGTTCACGACGGAAGGCTCAGCCTCCCGGCGGCCGTGGCGACCTGA
- a CDS encoding MDR family MFS transporter → MADVFSRLLTKRPGTGRRRPPHKPIWKHLSPLLRLLILTQLAFNIGFFAVLPFLADHLGTAIGMAGWTVGLVLGLRTFSQQGLFVVGGRLIDRYGVRPAVLGGCVLRIAGFLWLGLAKETWAVIGAVLLIGFAAALFSPAVESEVARQAVVWEEEGNGSRTRVLALFSAAGQAGAFVGPLLGGLLLAVDFRTACLAGAGVFVLVLAGHAWLMPRHIPGRTRSREGSGVRELLRHRRFLALCCAYGSYLLAYNQLYLALPDEVERATGSQAPLAWLFALSSLLVVFAQLPVARWASDRLDLRRSMAAGLLLVAAGFAVVAAARPAGWTGLAGLLPAAGYVVLLTLGQMLIVPAARAWVPDLAKEGRIGLYTGALSSVSGLIVLLGSSATGSLLGMGLPPAVPWLILATVPALTVALLPRGPGSAPVR, encoded by the coding sequence ATGGCCGACGTGTTCTCCCGCCTCCTGACCAAGCGCCCCGGCACCGGCCGCCGCAGACCGCCGCACAAACCCATCTGGAAGCACCTCTCGCCACTGCTGCGGCTGCTGATCCTGACCCAACTCGCCTTCAACATCGGCTTCTTCGCCGTGCTGCCGTTTCTCGCCGACCATCTGGGCACGGCGATCGGCATGGCGGGCTGGACGGTCGGCCTGGTGCTGGGCCTCAGAACCTTCAGCCAGCAGGGCCTGTTCGTGGTCGGAGGCCGGCTCATCGACCGGTACGGCGTGCGGCCGGCCGTCCTGGGCGGCTGTGTGCTGCGGATCGCCGGGTTCCTCTGGCTGGGGCTCGCGAAGGAGACCTGGGCGGTGATCGGCGCGGTGCTGCTGATCGGTTTCGCCGCCGCACTGTTCTCCCCGGCCGTGGAGTCGGAAGTGGCACGGCAGGCGGTGGTGTGGGAAGAAGAGGGCAATGGCTCACGGACCCGCGTCCTGGCCCTGTTCTCCGCCGCGGGCCAGGCCGGTGCCTTCGTGGGTCCCTTGCTCGGCGGCCTGCTGCTCGCCGTGGACTTCCGCACCGCGTGCCTCGCCGGTGCCGGGGTCTTCGTGCTCGTCCTCGCCGGTCACGCGTGGCTGATGCCGCGGCACATCCCCGGCCGAACGCGGTCGCGGGAAGGGAGCGGAGTGCGCGAACTGCTGCGCCACCGCCGCTTCCTGGCGCTGTGCTGCGCCTACGGAAGCTATCTGCTCGCCTACAACCAGCTCTATCTCGCCCTGCCGGACGAGGTCGAACGAGCGACGGGTTCGCAGGCTCCGCTGGCCTGGCTGTTCGCCCTGTCGTCCCTGCTGGTCGTGTTCGCGCAGCTCCCGGTCGCCAGATGGGCGAGCGACCGGCTCGACCTGCGCCGCTCCATGGCCGCCGGGCTGCTGCTGGTCGCTGCCGGGTTCGCGGTCGTGGCGGCCGCGCGACCGGCGGGCTGGACGGGTCTCGCGGGTCTGCTGCCCGCCGCCGGGTACGTCGTCCTGCTCACGCTCGGCCAGATGCTGATCGTGCCCGCCGCCCGGGCGTGGGTGCCCGACCTGGCGAAGGAGGGGCGCATCGGGCTCTACACGGGGGCGCTGTCCTCCGTCTCCGGCCTGATCGTGCTCCTCGGCAGCTCGGCCACCGGGTCCCTGCTCGGCATGGGGCTCCCGCCCGCCGTCCCGTGGCTGATCCTCGCCACCGTGCCGGCCCTGACCGTGGCTCTGCTGCCGCGCGGGCCGGGGTCCGCGCCTGTCCGATGA
- a CDS encoding HoxN/HupN/NixA family nickel/cobalt transporter has product MTGVGSLDNHLIALFDGHALFWVALVVALGVGAAHAVAPGHGKSITAAYLVGTRGRYKDAARLGVIVATMHTFSVLVLALLWVGVSSTAISTKTATAWMQAAAGAIVAIVGVGLIYRHLRGRGHAHGHSHDHAHGHGHSHGHSHGHGHEHGHSHGHHDHEHGHGHSHAHHDHDHEHGHGHGDSPAHHDHETTAQDGTAHAHHHVEQLTNPWSRQGLVALALSGGLLPSPSAFLIFVSGLLTGRALGALAIVITFGVGMALTLTGVGVATIRGFTLMERQFRGRTAAARLRSWTPLLAGLAVVTAGCLYVFAAVSTLTDDGDDLAPASSTATLP; this is encoded by the coding sequence ATGACAGGCGTCGGGAGTCTCGACAACCACCTGATAGCCCTTTTCGACGGACACGCGCTCTTCTGGGTCGCCTTGGTCGTCGCGCTCGGCGTCGGCGCCGCTCATGCCGTCGCCCCCGGCCACGGCAAGAGCATCACCGCCGCATACCTGGTGGGAACACGGGGGCGATACAAGGACGCGGCGCGCCTCGGCGTGATCGTCGCCACCATGCACACCTTCTCGGTGCTGGTGCTCGCGCTGCTGTGGGTGGGCGTCAGCAGCACGGCGATCAGCACCAAGACCGCCACCGCATGGATGCAGGCCGCGGCGGGCGCGATCGTGGCGATCGTGGGGGTGGGCCTGATCTACCGGCATCTCCGCGGCCGTGGACATGCCCACGGACACAGCCACGACCATGCGCACGGTCACGGCCACTCCCATGGGCATTCCCACGGGCATGGCCATGAGCATGGGCACTCCCACGGACACCACGACCACGAGCACGGGCATGGGCACTCCCACGCACACCACGACCACGACCACGAGCATGGGCATGGGCATGGGGATTCCCCCGCACACCACGACCACGAGACGACGGCGCAGGATGGCACCGCCCACGCCCACCACCACGTGGAGCAGCTGACGAATCCATGGTCCCGCCAGGGCCTGGTGGCGCTGGCGCTCTCGGGCGGGCTGCTGCCGTCGCCGTCGGCATTCCTGATCTTTGTGAGTGGTCTGCTGACGGGCCGTGCACTCGGCGCCCTGGCCATCGTGATCACGTTCGGTGTCGGGATGGCGCTGACCCTCACGGGCGTCGGGGTGGCCACCATCCGCGGTTTCACCCTCATGGAGAGACAGTTCCGTGGCCGGACGGCCGCTGCCAGGCTCAGGTCCTGGACCCCGCTTCTGGCCGGTCTGGCGGTGGTGACGGCGGGGTGTCTCTATGTCTTCGCCGCGGTGTCCACCCTGACGGACGACGGGGACGACCTGGCTCCGGCCTCCAGCACGGCGACGCTGCCATAG
- a CDS encoding epoxide hydrolase family protein, producing MPSSPPVIAVSDDELNELRARLRATRWAEPWPVSGWEAGTDPGELRRLAAYWADGYDWRAHEAAINALPSRFSDLGGTPVHYLRFDGEHPDALPIVLTHGWPSSFLELTALADRLATPSRYGGAAEDAFTVIVPSLPGFAFSPQRPALTDAEQTHDLWHRLMHDELGFERYAAHGGDLGAGVTSRLAEAHPEALVGIHLTAVAAPAAYDAAGLTPQEQDHLDSVAAWLAQEGGYQHQQSTRPLTLSQGLADSPTGLLAWLVEKYRAWSDCGGDLSARFSDDFLLTQASLYWFTGTISTSFRPYYEYARGLTRRVERVDVPTAVALFPADLSRPPRSWAERTYNVTRYTGMPRGGHFAAHEEPGLLAHDITEFFRDHRPPLSPVPRPGA from the coding sequence ATGCCGAGCAGCCCGCCCGTGATCGCGGTGAGTGACGACGAACTCAATGAGCTCCGCGCTCGGTTGAGGGCCACTCGATGGGCCGAGCCCTGGCCGGTCAGCGGCTGGGAGGCCGGGACCGACCCGGGGGAACTCCGCCGTCTCGCCGCGTACTGGGCCGACGGCTACGACTGGCGAGCCCACGAGGCCGCCATCAACGCCCTTCCCTCCCGCTTCTCCGACCTCGGCGGAACACCCGTGCACTACCTCCGGTTCGACGGCGAACACCCGGACGCGCTACCGATCGTCCTCACCCACGGCTGGCCCAGCTCCTTCCTCGAGCTCACCGCCCTCGCCGACCGGTTGGCCACCCCTTCCCGGTACGGAGGAGCAGCCGAGGACGCCTTCACCGTGATCGTCCCCTCGCTGCCCGGATTCGCGTTCTCGCCCCAGCGGCCCGCGCTCACCGACGCCGAGCAGACCCATGACCTCTGGCACCGGCTGATGCACGACGAACTCGGCTTCGAGCGGTACGCGGCGCACGGCGGGGACCTGGGCGCCGGTGTCACCTCCCGGCTCGCCGAGGCCCACCCCGAGGCGCTCGTCGGCATCCATCTGACGGCCGTGGCCGCCCCGGCCGCCTATGACGCGGCCGGCCTCACCCCGCAAGAGCAGGACCACCTCGACTCCGTGGCAGCCTGGCTGGCGCAGGAGGGCGGCTACCAGCACCAGCAGAGCACCCGCCCCCTCACCTTGAGCCAGGGCCTGGCCGACTCACCTACCGGCCTGCTCGCCTGGCTCGTCGAGAAGTACCGCGCGTGGAGCGACTGCGGAGGCGACCTGTCCGCCCGCTTCAGCGACGACTTCCTGCTGACCCAGGCCTCCCTCTACTGGTTCACCGGCACGATCTCCACGTCGTTCCGCCCCTACTACGAGTACGCGCGCGGCCTGACCCGGCGAGTGGAACGGGTGGACGTGCCTACCGCCGTCGCCCTGTTCCCCGCCGACCTGAGCCGGCCGCCGCGGAGCTGGGCCGAGCGCACATACAACGTCACGCGCTACACGGGAATGCCCCGGGGCGGACACTTCGCCGCCCACGAAGAACCCGGCCTGCTGGCCCACGACATCACCGAGTTCTTCCGCGACCACCGCCCACCCCTGTCGCCGGTCCCGCGGCCCGGCGCCTGA
- a CDS encoding GNAT family N-acetyltransferase gives MRSYCIRTATAADLDGARAVMLDTVYRDFGTGYVPRWHADIIDPESFYLTSSRHTLLVAVDERDGTVVGTAALDARGPEHPPNPRWLAERYPSGETAQLRRVYIRPEHRRRGLARRLVDGLMDFARADGGYRSVYLHTYPHSPGAMGLWQTLGKVVCDEREEVPGGGSGVVHFEIPFTK, from the coding sequence GTGCGCTCCTACTGCATCAGAACAGCCACGGCCGCAGACCTCGACGGGGCGCGGGCCGTGATGCTCGACACGGTTTATCGCGACTTCGGCACCGGATATGTGCCGCGATGGCACGCCGACATCATCGACCCGGAGTCCTTCTATCTCACCTCGTCCCGGCACACCCTGCTGGTCGCGGTGGACGAGCGGGACGGGACGGTGGTCGGCACGGCCGCGCTCGATGCGCGCGGGCCCGAGCATCCACCGAACCCGCGGTGGCTGGCCGAGCGGTATCCGTCGGGCGAGACCGCTCAGCTGCGGCGGGTGTACATACGCCCGGAGCACCGCCGACGCGGGCTGGCCCGGCGACTAGTGGACGGGCTGATGGACTTCGCCCGGGCGGACGGCGGCTACCGGTCCGTGTATCTGCACACCTATCCGCACTCACCCGGCGCCATGGGCCTGTGGCAGACGCTGGGCAAGGTCGTGTGCGACGAGCGGGAGGAGGTGCCCGGCGGCGGCAGCGGCGTCGTGCACTTCGAGATCCCTTTCACTAAGTGA
- a CDS encoding ABC transporter permease: protein MFVAWRDLKFAKGRFTLMGTVIVLITLLVGLLSGLTAGLARQNVSAITGLPADKIAFQAPSGGQDLSYTDSTVTEQQWQQWSRTPGVEGAEPLGISTVKATAGDKGTAVSAFGVRPGSRLAPASGTIDNASVVLSTGAAAGLGVKAGDMLTLAGQRVKVAAVRGDAWFSHTPVVWTSLHTWQKTAPPTDGKEGPTATVIALNITSEADAAAADQQAGTRTLSIDDSLSAIGSYTSENGSLQLMRGFLFAISALVIGAFFTVWTIQRSSDVAVLKALGASTANLLKDALGQAVVLLAGGTLVGTGIAAAVGALVAGSAVPFLLTPATVLLPAAVTITLGALGAALSIRRITSVDPLTALGSAR from the coding sequence GTGTTTGTCGCCTGGAGAGATCTGAAGTTCGCCAAGGGGCGCTTCACCCTGATGGGAACCGTCATCGTACTGATCACCCTGCTGGTCGGTCTGCTGTCCGGACTGACGGCCGGACTGGCTCGGCAGAACGTCTCCGCGATCACGGGACTGCCCGCCGACAAGATCGCCTTCCAGGCTCCCAGCGGCGGTCAGGACCTGTCGTACACCGATTCCACCGTCACCGAGCAGCAGTGGCAGCAGTGGTCCAGGACCCCCGGTGTCGAAGGCGCCGAACCGCTGGGGATCAGCACCGTCAAGGCCACCGCCGGAGACAAGGGCACCGCCGTCTCCGCCTTCGGCGTCCGGCCAGGCTCCCGCCTCGCCCCGGCAAGCGGCACGATCGACAACGCGTCGGTGGTGCTGTCCACCGGGGCCGCCGCCGGCCTCGGCGTCAAAGCCGGCGACATGCTCACCCTGGCCGGGCAGCGAGTGAAGGTGGCCGCCGTGCGGGGCGACGCCTGGTTCAGCCACACCCCGGTCGTCTGGACCAGCCTGCACACCTGGCAGAAGACGGCGCCGCCCACCGATGGCAAAGAGGGCCCGACCGCCACGGTCATCGCCCTGAACATCACCTCCGAGGCCGATGCGGCGGCGGCCGACCAGCAGGCCGGCACCAGGACCCTCTCCATCGACGACTCGCTGTCCGCGATCGGCTCCTACACCTCCGAGAACGGCTCGCTGCAACTGATGCGCGGCTTCCTGTTCGCCATCTCCGCACTCGTCATCGGGGCCTTCTTCACGGTGTGGACCATCCAGCGCAGCAGTGATGTCGCCGTCCTCAAGGCACTCGGCGCCTCCACCGCCAACCTCCTCAAGGACGCCCTCGGCCAGGCCGTCGTGCTGCTCGCCGGCGGCACCCTGGTCGGCACCGGCATCGCCGCAGCCGTCGGAGCACTGGTGGCCGGCTCAGCCGTTCCGTTCCTCCTCACCCCCGCCACCGTCCTGCTCCCGGCCGCCGTGACGATCACCCTCGGTGCTCTCGGAGCCGCCCTCTCCATCCGCCGCATCACCTCCGTCGACCCGCTGACCGCCCTGGGGAGCGCCCGATGA
- a CDS encoding ABC transporter permease subunit — protein sequence MAALVCAIGLLPWLSRTDPALTVLKARSVERDPTPETLRAIREGLGLDDGPSALLGHWLGGLLHADAGRSWVSDTEVLPAVLQALGASLLLMAGALVVAAVTVGVVCARTLRPGSRGQLGGRRPGGTGSAMLAALPEFLVASVLASVIGVQLGWLPALGWYGPRWMLLPSLALGLPVGAVLGRMLDDLLPAAFTEPWALAAAARGVPPTSLVRKALRRCAPALLPNLGLFMVGLTGGSVAVEQIFDIPGLGRLTLRAALAQDLPVLQTGTLMLMILATAATLLARTGMRGLIGPALRDGALHSLHRPTQPAPRFTPLVYGLLLAAVIALGLPRDPLALDTTARLQAPSAAHPFGTDALGRDVLARIAHGAPNTLGIALAVSAVALVGGVLFGLLPRLSGPLVDTVNSVPPVLAALLVTGVAGGGPWTPALAVAVVAWSPLAAHTSALLQQERATVHLTATRAFGAGPGYLFWHELLPAVLPPVVRHALLRLPGIALSLAALGFLGLGSQPPSPEWGLLLAENQPYVERAPWTVLAPATVLALLGALAVTAAGGARLPRPRPWPKRRPVRRGGPGPAAPQPEPTRHTALTSSPTGTPRRI from the coding sequence ATGGCCGCCCTGGTGTGCGCGATCGGTCTGCTGCCCTGGCTCTCGCGCACCGACCCCGCCCTGACCGTGCTCAAGGCCCGCTCGGTCGAGCGGGACCCGACCCCCGAGACACTGCGCGCCATCCGGGAGGGCCTCGGCCTGGACGACGGCCCGTCGGCGCTGCTCGGACACTGGCTGGGCGGGCTGCTGCACGCGGACGCCGGACGGTCCTGGGTGTCGGACACCGAGGTGCTTCCGGCCGTGCTCCAGGCTCTGGGAGCGTCCCTGCTGCTGATGGCCGGCGCCCTCGTCGTCGCCGCCGTCACGGTGGGCGTGGTGTGTGCGCGCACCCTCCGGCCGGGCTCACGGGGACAGCTCGGCGGGCGCCGGCCCGGCGGCACCGGATCCGCGATGCTGGCCGCACTGCCCGAGTTCCTCGTCGCCTCCGTGCTGGCCTCCGTCATCGGCGTACAGCTGGGCTGGCTGCCCGCGCTCGGCTGGTACGGCCCCCGGTGGATGCTGCTGCCCTCGCTGGCCCTCGGTCTGCCCGTGGGCGCGGTCCTCGGACGGATGCTGGACGACCTGCTGCCCGCCGCGTTCACCGAACCGTGGGCCCTGGCCGCCGCCGCCCGCGGGGTGCCGCCGACATCGTTGGTCCGCAAGGCACTGCGCCGCTGTGCGCCCGCGCTGCTGCCCAACCTGGGGCTGTTCATGGTCGGTTTGACCGGGGGATCGGTCGCCGTGGAGCAGATCTTCGACATCCCGGGACTCGGGCGGCTCACCCTGCGTGCCGCCCTCGCGCAGGATCTGCCCGTACTGCAGACCGGCACGCTGATGCTCATGATCCTCGCGACCGCGGCCACTCTGCTGGCACGCACGGGGATGCGAGGGCTGATCGGGCCCGCGCTGCGCGACGGCGCCCTGCACTCCCTGCACCGGCCCACCCAGCCCGCGCCACGTTTCACTCCCCTCGTCTACGGGCTGCTGCTCGCCGCCGTGATCGCTCTCGGCCTGCCCCGCGACCCGCTCGCCCTGGACACCACCGCCCGCCTCCAGGCCCCGTCCGCCGCACATCCGTTCGGCACCGACGCCCTCGGCCGGGATGTGCTGGCCCGTATCGCGCACGGCGCGCCGAACACGCTCGGCATCGCCCTCGCCGTGAGTGCGGTCGCCCTGGTGGGCGGCGTACTCTTCGGCCTGCTGCCCCGGTTGTCCGGGCCGCTGGTCGACACGGTCAACTCCGTACCGCCCGTACTGGCCGCTCTGCTCGTCACCGGGGTCGCGGGCGGCGGACCGTGGACACCGGCGCTGGCCGTGGCCGTCGTCGCCTGGTCGCCGCTGGCCGCGCACACCTCCGCCCTTCTGCAACAGGAGCGCGCGACCGTTCACCTGACCGCGACGCGTGCGTTCGGCGCGGGACCGGGATACCTGTTCTGGCACGAACTGCTCCCCGCCGTCCTGCCGCCCGTCGTCCGTCACGCCCTGCTCCGACTGCCCGGAATCGCCCTGAGCCTCGCCGCGCTCGGCTTCCTGGGCCTGGGCTCCCAGCCGCCCTCCCCCGAGTGGGGCCTGTTGCTCGCCGAGAACCAGCCCTATGTCGAGCGCGCCCCCTGGACGGTCCTGGCGCCCGCCACCGTGCTCGCCCTGCTGGGCGCGCTGGCTGTCACGGCGGCGGGCGGGGCACGGCTGCCCCGGCCCCGACCGTGGCCGAAACGGCGGCCCGTGCGGCGCGGCGGGCCCGGACCCGCCGCGCCGCAGCCCGAGCCGACCCGGCACACCGCCCTGACCTCCTCTCCCACCGGCACCCCCCGACGGATCTGA
- a CDS encoding ABC transporter substrate-binding protein translates to MRSPRPRLIAGLLLAPLLSGCFSSAGNDSSSDSRDSGKERRLRVALAFPPAENYSPYGQDAFDLSRLGVTEGLTRLDANGSAVPGLAESWSSDKSGKNWVFTLRDAKFQDGTDVTAEAVASALTHTAGADPAPSAVSGVKLTAEAVGDNRVEVSTAEADPVLPLRLSNPSLAVFSSKAYGKDGKVNPVGTATGPFELTRITGATAASLDRFDDYWGGRAQASGVDAKFVSDGTARANALRTGDVDIAEAIPVAQVTALDKNTVHEVDTARNTSLYLNTRTGVFKDAGLRAAARKAVDASAVAEGVYEGYAEPAQGLYGPALSWAAGKRTEPTGRAKAADPQGRSITLATYNDRPELPEAAQVLQQQLKKAGFTVKLEVRAYARLESDLLAGKFDASVASRNMMLDTGDPVTVLAGDYTCEGSYNLSRLCDKSVDRLVAAAQTESDPVKRQDAAMKAEAAILGTDAVIPLVHLKVVTGVGASVKGTLLDPYERDLVGIGTRL, encoded by the coding sequence ATGAGATCTCCCCGTCCACGGCTGATAGCCGGGCTGTTGCTCGCCCCCTTGCTCTCCGGCTGCTTCTCCTCCGCCGGCAACGACTCGTCCTCGGACTCCCGTGACTCCGGCAAGGAACGACGTCTGCGCGTCGCCCTCGCGTTCCCGCCGGCGGAGAACTACTCCCCGTACGGCCAGGACGCCTTCGACCTCTCGCGGCTCGGCGTCACCGAGGGGCTGACCAGGCTGGACGCCAACGGCAGCGCCGTACCCGGGCTCGCCGAGTCCTGGAGCAGCGACAAGAGCGGCAAGAACTGGGTGTTCACGCTGCGGGACGCGAAGTTCCAGGACGGCACCGATGTCACCGCCGAAGCCGTCGCCTCCGCCCTCACCCACACCGCCGGGGCCGACCCGGCGCCGTCCGCCGTCTCCGGAGTGAAGCTGACCGCCGAGGCCGTCGGCGACAACCGGGTCGAGGTCAGCACCGCCGAGGCCGATCCGGTGCTGCCGCTGCGGCTGAGCAACCCCAGTCTCGCGGTGTTCTCCTCGAAGGCGTACGGCAAGGACGGCAAGGTGAACCCGGTCGGCACCGCCACCGGCCCCTTCGAGCTCACCAGGATCACCGGTGCCACGGCGGCCTCCCTGGACCGCTTCGACGACTACTGGGGCGGCCGTGCCCAGGCGTCCGGTGTCGACGCGAAGTTCGTCTCCGACGGCACCGCCCGCGCCAACGCGCTGCGCACCGGTGATGTGGACATCGCCGAGGCGATCCCCGTCGCACAGGTGACCGCTCTGGACAAGAACACCGTCCACGAGGTCGACACCGCACGGAACACCAGCCTGTACCTCAACACCAGGACAGGCGTCTTCAAGGACGCGGGGCTGCGGGCCGCCGCGCGCAAGGCCGTCGACGCCTCCGCGGTCGCCGAGGGTGTGTACGAGGGATACGCCGAGCCCGCCCAGGGTCTCTACGGCCCCGCCCTGAGCTGGGCGGCCGGGAAGCGGACCGAGCCGACCGGCCGGGCGAAGGCCGCCGACCCCCAGGGCAGGAGCATCACCCTCGCCACCTACAACGACCGGCCCGAGCTGCCCGAGGCCGCCCAGGTCCTCCAGCAGCAGCTGAAGAAGGCCGGGTTCACGGTGAAGCTGGAGGTGCGGGCCTACGCGCGTCTCGAAAGCGACCTGCTGGCCGGGAAGTTCGACGCCTCCGTCGCCTCCCGCAACATGATGCTCGACACCGGTGACCCGGTCACCGTCCTGGCCGGTGACTACACCTGCGAAGGCTCGTACAACCTGTCGCGCCTGTGCGACAAGAGCGTGGACCGGCTGGTCGCCGCCGCCCAGACCGAGTCCGACCCCGTCAAGCGGCAGGACGCGGCGATGAAGGCGGAAGCCGCGATCCTCGGCACGGACGCGGTGATCCCGCTGGTGCATCTGAAGGTCGTCACCGGCGTCGGCGCATCCGTCAAGGGCACCCTGCTCGACCCCTACGAACGTGATCTCGTCGGCATCGGGACCCGGCTCTGA
- a CDS encoding TetR/AcrR family transcriptional regulator has translation MNEVELGETSGARRVRRHDPERRTRILDAALDVLVAEGAAGITHRKVAARADVPLGSVTYHFSSLAELQAQAFDWYVEQRTAEFESLFTEVEAREDLIEVLVELVQGGPSRRRSAVLGFELHLAALRDPALRALTQKWTRDSRAVLSRFTGPEIAGRLDALLEGLIMHALLATEPEPREATHAAIAQALPPLTGRDT, from the coding sequence ATGAACGAGGTGGAACTTGGGGAGACCTCCGGCGCGAGGCGGGTTCGTCGACATGATCCGGAGCGCAGGACGCGCATTCTGGACGCCGCTCTCGATGTCCTCGTGGCGGAGGGGGCGGCCGGCATCACACACCGGAAGGTCGCCGCACGCGCGGATGTGCCCTTGGGGTCGGTCACCTACCACTTCTCGAGCCTGGCCGAGCTTCAGGCGCAGGCATTCGACTGGTACGTCGAGCAGCGAACTGCGGAGTTCGAGAGCCTCTTCACGGAGGTGGAAGCGCGCGAGGACCTGATCGAGGTCCTGGTGGAACTCGTACAGGGAGGTCCGTCCCGGCGCCGCAGTGCGGTCCTGGGCTTCGAACTGCACCTGGCGGCTCTGCGTGATCCCGCTCTGCGCGCGCTCACACAGAAGTGGACCAGGGACAGCCGGGCCGTTCTGTCCCGCTTCACCGGGCCGGAGATCGCGGGCCGTCTGGACGCCCTGCTCGAAGGGCTGATCATGCATGCGCTCCTCGCGACGGAGCCGGAGCCGCGGGAGGCCACACATGCCGCGATCGCGCAGGCCCTCCCTCCGCTCACCGGTCGGGACACCTGA